A window of Bacteroidales bacterium genomic DNA:
CAGGCCACACCGAAGCAGCCGTTGACCTCACCCATCTGGCCGGGTTGCTGGAAGGAGGCGCTCTGGTCGAAATTATGAATGAAGACGGCACCATGGCCCGCCTTCCCCAGTTGATGGAAATTGCCCGCCGCTTTAACATCAAAATTATTACCATCAAGGACCTTATTGCCTACCGCCTTGCGCGCGAAAGCATTGTCATCAAAGGGGTGGAAGTACATCTGCCCACCCGCTATGGCGATTTCAGGCTGATTCCTTTCCTGCAGAAGTCGAACGGACTGGAACACATTGCCCTCATCAAAGGCCACTGGGAACCCGATGAAGCGGTGCTGGTGCGGGTACACTCTTCCTGCATGACCGGCGATATCTTCGGTTCGTATCGTTGTGACTGCGGCGACCAGCTGCACGAAGCCATGAGACGCATTGAAAAAGAAGGAAAAGGCGTTCTGCTCTATATGAATCAGGAAGGACGGGGTATCGGCCTCTTCAATAAAATCAAGGCCTACAAATTGCAGGAGGAAGGCCGCGACACCGTGGAAGCCAACCTCGATCTCGGCTTCAATGCCGATGAACGGGATTATGGGGTCGGGGCTAATATTCTGCATCTGCTCGGTCTGAAAAATATACGGCTGATGACGAACAATCCCATCAAAAGAGCCGGACTGGAAGGGTACGGACTGAAAATTGTCGAAAACGTGCCGATTGAAGTGCCCCCCAATCCGCACAACCAATTCTATCTTGAAACAAAACGCGACAAGATGGGGCATTTCCTGAACCTCGTCCGCTATTACCCCAACGATAACGGGAAGCAGTAACTACATGACCAGAAGCGATTCGTTTCGGATTGTATTCATGGGCACTCCGGAGTTTGCCGTTCCTTCGCTGGAGGCTCTGATCCATAACGGCTGGAATGTGCCGGCTGTGGTAACTGTACCTGACAAACCATCAGGCAGAGGGCTTCAGCCGCAGGCTTCAGCCGTTAAACTTGCTGCCCAGAAGGCGGGCATACCGGTTCTTCAGCCGGAGCGACTGAAAGACCCCGCTTTTCTCACCGCCCTGCGCAACCTGCATCCCGATCTTTTCCTGGTAGTGGCCTTTCGTATGCTCCCTGCGGAAGTATGGAAAATTCCCCTTCATGGCACCGTCAACCTGCATGCCTCACTCCTGCCAGATTACCGGGGTGCCGCACCCATCAACCACGCCATTATCAACGGAGAGACAAGAACAGGCCTTACTACGTTTTTCATTGACGAGAACCTCGATACGGGTAAGATCATCCTGCAGGAAGAAATCCCTGTCGGCCCGCAGGAAACAGCCGGCGAACTTCACGACCGGATGAAAGAACTGGGTGCCGGCCTCGTGCTGAAAACAGTGGAACTGATTGCCTCCGGCCGGTATGTTGCCCGCAGCCAGGAAGAGCTGATCCAACCAAACCGCATCCTGCATACCGCCCCCAAGATCACAAAAGAAATGTGCCGCATCCGCTGGGACAGGCCCGGACAGGAAGTGGCAAACCTCATCAGAGGGCTGAGCCCTTTGCCCGGAGCCTATACAA
This region includes:
- a CDS encoding bifunctional 3,4-dihydroxy-2-butanone-4-phosphate synthase/GTP cyclohydrolase II encodes the protein MCGNQQNVTSQETGIKLNTIEEAIADIREGKPVIVVDDEDRENEGDFIVAAELITPEMVNFMAMHGRGLICVALPEERCEQLELELMTSRNTALHRTAFTVSVDLIGHGVTTGISASDRAKTIRALVDPKTKPEDLARPGHVFPLKAKQKGVLRRAGHTEAAVDLTHLAGLLEGGALVEIMNEDGTMARLPQLMEIARRFNIKIITIKDLIAYRLARESIVIKGVEVHLPTRYGDFRLIPFLQKSNGLEHIALIKGHWEPDEAVLVRVHSSCMTGDIFGSYRCDCGDQLHEAMRRIEKEGKGVLLYMNQEGRGIGLFNKIKAYKLQEEGRDTVEANLDLGFNADERDYGVGANILHLLGLKNIRLMTNNPIKRAGLEGYGLKIVENVPIEVPPNPHNQFYLETKRDKMGHFLNLVRYYPNDNGKQ
- a CDS encoding methionyl-tRNA formyltransferase; this translates as MTRSDSFRIVFMGTPEFAVPSLEALIHNGWNVPAVVTVPDKPSGRGLQPQASAVKLAAQKAGIPVLQPERLKDPAFLTALRNLHPDLFLVVAFRMLPAEVWKIPLHGTVNLHASLLPDYRGAAPINHAIINGETRTGLTTFFIDENLDTGKIILQEEIPVGPQETAGELHDRMKELGAGLVLKTVELIASGRYVARSQEELIQPNRILHTAPKITKEMCRIRWDRPGQEVANLIRGLSPLPGAYTSWILPQGKTRVKIYLASFNKEEHSLKPGTVVTDGKTFLKAAVPDGFIDILSLQAEGRKKISAVEFLRGIRDPSALRFDSDQPS